The Calditrichota bacterium genome includes a window with the following:
- a CDS encoding GMC family oxidoreductase, which produces MTDFDVCIIGSGAGAAPVAYTLALAGKKVVVLEKGPWFKKEDFFKDELGCCRRSVFTPNLSDEQHVIEEEYDDGSWRGEPTFDSGWDFWNGNMVGGSSNLMSGYFHRMKPKDFRLLSEFGPIDGANIVDWPISYSDMEPYFEMVERIVGVSGKVIQHPHLEPRSTNDFPYPPLAVNEVSSWIDKAGSELGYNVIPTARAILSQPVEGRNSCYYSNYCGSYGCSSGAKGSAREALLNKAIASGNCEIRPFSKVYKISTDAKGKINGAFYYDKNGKKQIVDAKKYVVACQAIESSRLMMASTGSKFTNGLANSSGQLGKNLIFSGGGSGQGDFILGDFTEDQIRSLKTPGLFVNRALQDWYYFDDKEFGGHTKGGTIDFLWKHANGIARANGLKRDGDGYLVWGKPLKRKLENYFKNGQYLRFEVFNDWLPTDNCFVSLDQDVKDKWGNPVAKFRIGYHQQDAKVGRFLADKAEKVLKQMGARNIRSGISGSPPPNLQAGGCRFGDDPSTSVLNAECRAHDVENLFVTDGSFMPTGGSVPYTWTIYANSFRVAEIIKNEI; this is translated from the coding sequence GCACCTGTTGCATATACTTTGGCCTTGGCCGGAAAAAAAGTAGTTGTGCTGGAAAAAGGGCCCTGGTTCAAAAAAGAAGATTTCTTCAAAGATGAACTGGGATGCTGTCGCAGAAGTGTTTTTACTCCAAACCTAAGCGATGAACAACATGTTATCGAAGAAGAATATGATGATGGCAGTTGGCGTGGTGAACCTACATTCGATTCCGGTTGGGATTTCTGGAATGGCAATATGGTCGGTGGTTCATCAAACCTGATGAGCGGTTATTTTCATCGTATGAAGCCAAAGGATTTTCGTTTGCTTTCAGAATTTGGTCCAATCGATGGAGCAAATATAGTTGACTGGCCGATCTCTTACAGCGATATGGAGCCGTATTTTGAAATGGTTGAAAGGATAGTCGGGGTTTCCGGGAAAGTTATCCAACATCCGCATCTGGAACCAAGATCAACAAATGATTTTCCTTACCCTCCTTTGGCTGTAAATGAAGTTTCTTCCTGGATTGATAAGGCCGGTTCCGAATTGGGATACAATGTAATCCCAACAGCCCGTGCAATTTTATCGCAACCCGTTGAAGGGCGTAATTCCTGTTATTACTCAAATTATTGTGGGTCTTACGGTTGTTCCAGCGGGGCGAAAGGAAGCGCAAGAGAGGCTTTGTTAAATAAGGCAATTGCCAGCGGTAACTGCGAAATACGTCCATTTTCCAAAGTTTATAAAATATCTACAGATGCAAAAGGGAAAATCAACGGTGCCTTTTATTATGATAAAAATGGCAAAAAACAAATCGTTGATGCCAAGAAATATGTAGTTGCCTGCCAGGCCATTGAATCTTCAAGACTGATGATGGCTTCAACCGGATCGAAGTTTACAAATGGCCTTGCAAACAGTTCCGGCCAACTTGGCAAAAATTTAATATTTTCCGGAGGAGGTTCAGGACAAGGTGATTTTATTTTAGGTGATTTTACGGAAGATCAAATCCGTTCTCTAAAGACACCGGGGCTTTTTGTAAACCGTGCTTTACAGGATTGGTATTATTTTGATGACAAAGAGTTTGGCGGACACACAAAAGGCGGAACGATTGATTTTTTGTGGAAACATGCCAACGGGATTGCCCGAGCAAATGGTTTAAAAAGAGATGGAGATGGCTATCTCGTCTGGGGAAAACCGTTAAAGAGGAAACTGGAAAACTATTTTAAAAATGGTCAATATTTACGTTTTGAAGTTTTTAATGATTGGCTTCCTACAGATAATTGTTTTGTTTCTTTAGACCAGGATGTGAAAGACAAGTGGGGCAATCCGGTTGCCAAATTTCGAATTGGATATCACCAGCAGGATGCAAAAGTGGGGCGTTTTTTGGCTGATAAAGCAGAAAAAGTTCTTAAGCAGATGGGAGCAAGAAATATAAGATCCGGTATTAGTGGATCTCCGCCACCAAATTTGCAGGCTGGTGGATGCCGTTTTGGAGATGATCCGTCAACATCTGTTTTGAATGCTGAATGCCGTGCCCATGATGTGGAAAACCTTTTTGTAACGGATGGTAGTTTTATGCCAACCGGCGGGAGCGTACCATACACCTGGACAATCTATGCCAATTCATTTCGTGTAGCAGAAATAATTAAAAATGAAATTTAA
- a CDS encoding DNA alkylation repair protein has translation MAELLKNIYNQKFFENFTNAFSEVVPGFTKEVFLDQIYDKDWGDKELKQRMRHIATALKTHLKGDYAEKINSIIGGIEMLQKYGAPKDSFEYMLFPDFIEQYGLDNYDTSINAFEVITQFTSCEFAVRPFIIMYPQKMIDQMLKWSKHKHPSVRRLASEGCRPRLPWAIAIPAFKENPSPILPILENLRNDNSESVRRSVANNLNDISKDNADIVINLVKKWQGESKETDWLIKHACRTLLKQGNQQVLELFGFGSIEEIKIKDLKILTPVVKVGGSLDFEFQLVNASKSISKIRLEYAIYYQKSNGSLSKKVFSISEKNYPNNSSSTIKRKQHFKVITTRKLYPGLHQLALIVNGYELEKNDFELVE, from the coding sequence ATGGCTGAGTTATTAAAAAATATTTACAATCAGAAATTCTTTGAAAACTTTACAAATGCATTTTCAGAGGTTGTTCCTGGTTTTACCAAAGAAGTTTTTTTAGATCAAATTTATGATAAAGATTGGGGTGATAAAGAATTAAAACAAAGGATGCGCCATATTGCAACCGCTTTAAAAACCCATCTTAAAGGCGACTATGCAGAAAAAATCAATTCAATAATCGGTGGCATAGAAATGCTGCAAAAATATGGGGCCCCAAAAGACAGCTTTGAATACATGTTATTCCCTGATTTTATTGAACAGTACGGTCTTGACAATTATGATACTTCAATTAATGCATTTGAAGTGATTACTCAGTTCACAAGTTGTGAGTTTGCTGTTCGTCCGTTTATAATTATGTATCCCCAAAAAATGATTGATCAAATGTTAAAATGGTCAAAACATAAACACCCATCTGTCAGGCGCCTCGCCTCAGAAGGCTGCAGGCCAAGATTGCCATGGGCCATCGCAATTCCTGCGTTTAAGGAGAATCCGTCACCAATCCTGCCTATTCTTGAAAACTTAAGAAATGATAACTCAGAATCTGTAAGACGGAGTGTAGCCAATAATTTAAACGATATTTCAAAAGACAATGCAGATATTGTGATTAACCTCGTTAAAAAATGGCAGGGTGAATCAAAAGAAACCGATTGGCTTATAAAGCATGCTTGCCGAACATTGTTAAAACAGGGGAATCAACAGGTTCTGGAATTATTTGGTTTTGGATCCATAGAAGAAATTAAAATCAAAGATCTGAAGATTTTAACTCCAGTAGTTAAGGTAGGCGGCTCGCTGGATTTTGAATTCCAACTTGTTAATGCAAGTAAATCGATTTCCAAAATTAGGCTGGAATACGCTATTTATTACCAAAAGTCGAATGGAAGCCTCTCAAAAAAAGTATTTTCAATAAGCGAAAAAAATTATCCCAATAACTCATCCTCAACCATAAAAAGAAAACAGCATTTTAAGGTTATTACAACCCGGAAGCTTTATCCGGGTTTACACCAACTTGCCCTTATTGTCAACGGGTATGAATTAGAAAAAAATGATTTTGAATTAGTTGAATAA
- the alaS gene encoding alanine--tRNA ligase, producing the protein MTSNEIRKQFIDFFKDKQHTFVQSASVVPLDDPTLLFTNAGMNQFKDVFLAKGERDFKRAANSQKCIRVSGKHNDLEEVGHDTYHHTFFEMLGNWSFGDYYKKEAIAWAWELLTEVWKLPKERLYATVFGGDKGDGLEADYEAENLWKEMTDIDPSHILQCSKEDNFWEMGATGPCGPCSEIHIDLTPDLSGGKLVNAGVPEVIEIWNLVFIQYNRDESGTLTSLPAKHVDTGAGFERIVAVMQNKNSNYDTDVFMPILNEIGKLVGESYITSKEQIAFRVIADHIRMLTFSIADGGLPSNEGRGYVMRRILRRAARYGRNLNLHEPFLYKLVPGLVKHMGDAYPELKERKDHVIKVIRAEEEHFNRTLDRGLEIFAKIVKQLSQNNENIIPGTEVFKLYDTFGFPVDLTRLMADENNLAIDMAGFEKEMNNQRKRARAAAKFTSQTVSTDEWVVMNDGDDSEFVGYEETTINSHISRYHKDGKTINLRLLKTPFYAESGGQVGDKGTLEGDGFTLDILDTQKEGNAIIHICESKGEFNPTSDKVYAQINDSERRRTIKNHTATHLLQAALQQVLGDHVHQSGSLVEPDRLRFDFTHFEKVTPQEIGKIEQIVNEQIQKDTHLEIAWKNIEEAKAEGAMALFGEKYGDIVRTVKVGDYSLELCGGTHVNGTGEIGPFIITTEEGIAAGVRRIEAITGPKAVQYFQSTRSRVSEIGQLLNSPESEINVKVQSLLDDKKNLEKELAQTKSDQLSGDLNGIINSAKEINSVKVLIHKVDNVDMKSLKDLGDKLREKVKNTIGLIASVNGDKLAFVALVSDDLLKKYKAGDLVREVAITAGGGGGGKPHMASAGGKDVSKLDEALKRFEELA; encoded by the coding sequence ATGACTTCAAATGAAATACGCAAACAATTTATAGATTTTTTTAAGGATAAACAACATACGTTTGTTCAAAGCGCTTCTGTTGTTCCTTTAGACGATCCTACCCTGTTATTTACCAACGCCGGTATGAATCAGTTTAAGGATGTTTTCCTTGCAAAAGGTGAGCGGGATTTTAAACGAGCTGCAAACTCCCAAAAATGTATTCGCGTAAGCGGAAAACATAATGACCTTGAAGAAGTGGGACACGATACATACCATCATACTTTTTTTGAAATGCTAGGTAACTGGTCTTTTGGTGATTATTACAAAAAAGAAGCAATTGCCTGGGCCTGGGAATTGTTGACTGAAGTTTGGAAACTTCCGAAAGAAAGATTGTATGCAACCGTTTTTGGTGGTGACAAAGGCGATGGACTTGAAGCAGATTATGAAGCTGAAAACTTGTGGAAAGAAATGACAGATATTGATCCATCACATATTTTGCAATGTAGCAAAGAAGATAATTTTTGGGAAATGGGTGCAACAGGACCATGCGGACCATGCTCTGAAATCCATATTGATTTAACACCGGATTTGTCAGGCGGTAAACTGGTTAATGCCGGGGTTCCGGAGGTAATTGAAATCTGGAACCTTGTATTTATTCAGTATAATCGTGATGAAAGTGGGACACTTACTTCCTTGCCAGCCAAGCATGTTGATACCGGCGCCGGCTTTGAACGTATTGTTGCAGTAATGCAAAACAAAAACTCCAATTACGACACAGATGTGTTTATGCCCATTTTAAATGAAATAGGCAAGCTTGTCGGGGAAAGTTATATCACATCTAAAGAGCAGATTGCTTTCCGGGTAATCGCCGATCATATCAGAATGCTTACCTTTTCAATTGCTGATGGCGGCCTGCCTTCTAATGAGGGACGTGGATATGTTATGCGCCGGATCCTACGCAGAGCAGCGAGATATGGTCGTAATTTAAATTTGCATGAGCCCTTTCTATATAAACTTGTACCTGGATTGGTAAAACACATGGGTGATGCATATCCTGAATTAAAAGAACGCAAGGATCATGTTATAAAAGTTATCCGGGCCGAAGAAGAACATTTTAATCGCACTCTGGATCGAGGTTTGGAAATCTTTGCTAAAATAGTTAAACAGCTATCTCAAAATAATGAAAACATAATTCCCGGTACGGAGGTGTTTAAATTGTACGATACTTTCGGCTTTCCAGTTGATCTGACTCGTCTTATGGCCGATGAAAACAATCTTGCTATTGATATGGCTGGTTTTGAAAAAGAAATGAACAACCAGCGGAAACGTGCCCGTGCTGCTGCAAAATTCACATCGCAAACTGTTAGCACCGATGAATGGGTTGTTATGAATGATGGCGATGATTCTGAATTTGTGGGGTATGAAGAAACAACTATTAATTCACACATCAGCCGTTACCATAAAGATGGAAAAACTATAAATTTACGACTATTAAAAACCCCATTTTACGCTGAATCCGGTGGGCAAGTTGGGGATAAGGGAACACTTGAAGGCGATGGGTTTACTTTGGATATTTTAGATACTCAAAAAGAAGGCAACGCTATAATCCACATTTGTGAAAGTAAAGGAGAATTTAATCCGACCTCTGATAAAGTTTATGCACAAATAAATGATTCTGAAAGAAGAAGAACAATTAAAAACCATACAGCGACCCATTTATTACAAGCTGCTTTGCAACAGGTTTTGGGTGATCATGTACACCAGTCCGGTTCCTTGGTCGAACCCGATCGTTTGCGATTTGATTTTACACACTTTGAAAAAGTAACCCCGCAGGAAATAGGCAAAATTGAGCAAATTGTTAATGAACAAATCCAAAAAGACACACACCTGGAAATTGCCTGGAAAAATATTGAAGAAGCTAAAGCCGAAGGCGCTATGGCTCTGTTTGGAGAAAAATATGGTGATATCGTTCGGACAGTAAAAGTAGGCGATTACAGTCTTGAATTGTGTGGTGGTACACATGTAAATGGTACCGGCGAAATAGGACCTTTTATAATTACTACAGAGGAAGGAATAGCAGCCGGTGTACGCCGGATTGAAGCCATCACCGGGCCAAAGGCAGTACAATATTTCCAAAGTACCCGCAGCCGTGTGAGTGAAATTGGGCAATTGCTTAATAGCCCTGAAAGCGAAATTAATGTAAAGGTGCAATCTTTGTTGGATGATAAGAAAAATCTGGAGAAAGAGCTTGCCCAAACAAAGTCTGATCAGCTCAGTGGCGATCTTAATGGAATAATAAATTCAGCAAAAGAAATAAACTCAGTAAAAGTGCTTATCCACAAAGTTGACAATGTTGATATGAAATCTCTGAAAGACTTAGGTGACAAATTGCGTGAAAAAGTTAAAAACACAATCGGGCTAATTGCCAGTGTAAATGGTGACAAGCTTGCTTTTGTTGCTCTTGTGAGTGATGATCTTCTAAAAAAATATAAAGCTGGTGATCTTGTTCGTGAAGTTGCCATAACTGCCGGTGGTGGTGGTGGCGGAAAACCGCATATGGCTTCTGCAGGCGGTAAAGATGTTAGCAAACTGGATGAAGCTTTGAAGAGGTTCGAAGAATTAGCATAA
- a CDS encoding response regulator gives MGDEKKTILYIDDDYQAGLLCKVFLEKAGFLVEIVLNTIEARKVLSEKKIDMVITDIGLPGENGVEFYKWMMTSKYNNMPVLIVSAHAMGFSEVLTEHRDIFFEKPIFFPTFIDKIKEVFNSKK, from the coding sequence ATGGGTGACGAAAAAAAAACGATTCTGTACATAGATGATGATTATCAGGCCGGTTTATTGTGTAAAGTTTTTCTGGAGAAAGCGGGTTTTCTTGTGGAAATTGTTTTAAATACAATTGAAGCACGCAAGGTTTTGTCTGAGAAAAAAATTGATATGGTAATAACGGATATTGGACTTCCCGGTGAAAATGGCGTTGAATTTTATAAATGGATGATGACATCGAAATACAATAATATGCCTGTTTTAATAGTTTCTGCACATGCAATGGGCTTTAGTGAAGTATTAACTGAACACCGCGATATTTTCTTTGAAAAACCTATTTTCTTTCCAACATTTATTGATAAAATTAAAGAAGTTTTTAATTCTAAAAAATAG
- a CDS encoding response regulator gives MNKKILFVDDEENVLSSFKRNLRREFSITTAPGGHEGLEIIKNQGPFAVVVSDMQMPKMKGSEFLAEVKKISPDSSRILLTGYANIENAIDAVNHGSIFRFLTKPCSNEALISALHEAIRQNQLLTGEKELLEKTLKNSINVLTEILGMVNPAAFGRANRVKRYVNQIARLLKLNNIWKLDMAAMLSQIGFVTLPNHILEKVYHQEELSAKERNMLAEHPEIGAQLIKQIPRLEDVSQIIRNQNTDFSEHQKISTPLAPVQKFIVLSSQILKVVLGFDEMIFRGISKPSAMSILKRDKSKYNPKVVDLLEHVQISEKERMQKTLALAQLKSNMLTNQNIISLQGKMLVAKDTELTDPLIQRLKSYDVSVGVQQPIKIFV, from the coding sequence ATGAATAAAAAAATCTTATTTGTAGATGATGAAGAAAATGTATTGTCTTCATTTAAACGAAATTTGAGACGGGAATTCTCTATTACCACTGCCCCAGGAGGACATGAAGGTTTAGAAATAATAAAAAACCAAGGCCCTTTTGCAGTAGTCGTAAGCGATATGCAAATGCCAAAAATGAAAGGTAGTGAATTTTTAGCCGAAGTTAAGAAAATTTCCCCGGATAGCTCTCGAATTCTATTAACCGGCTATGCAAATATTGAAAACGCCATTGATGCTGTAAACCATGGGAGCATATTTAGGTTCCTAACTAAACCTTGCTCCAATGAAGCACTTATAAGTGCTCTCCATGAGGCTATCCGCCAAAACCAACTTCTTACAGGCGAAAAGGAATTGCTAGAAAAAACATTGAAAAATTCGATAAATGTTTTGACAGAGATTTTAGGGATGGTAAATCCTGCTGCTTTCGGTCGTGCTAACCGGGTAAAAAGATATGTAAACCAAATCGCCAGATTGTTGAAACTGAATAATATTTGGAAACTGGACATGGCAGCTATGTTATCACAAATTGGTTTTGTAACACTGCCCAACCATATTCTGGAAAAAGTATATCATCAGGAAGAGTTATCAGCAAAAGAGCGAAATATGCTTGCAGAACACCCGGAAATCGGTGCGCAATTAATAAAACAAATACCAAGACTAGAGGATGTATCACAAATCATTCGAAATCAAAATACGGACTTCAGCGAACATCAAAAAATTAGCACGCCACTTGCTCCAGTTCAAAAATTTATAGTTTTATCATCCCAAATTTTGAAAGTTGTTTTGGGTTTTGATGAAATGATTTTCCGGGGTATTTCGAAACCTTCAGCCATGTCCATACTTAAAAGAGATAAAAGTAAATATAACCCCAAGGTTGTGGATTTATTGGAGCATGTTCAAATTAGTGAAAAAGAAAGGATGCAAAAAACACTTGCACTGGCACAATTAAAATCAAATATGTTAACAAATCAAAATATTATTAGTTTACAAGGAAAAATGCTTGTAGCAAAAGATACAGAGCTTACAGATCCTCTAATCCAACGTTTGAAATCATATGATGTGTCAGTTGGAGTGCAACAGCCCATTAAGATATTTGTATAA
- a CDS encoding HDOD domain-containing protein — protein sequence MKQILFVDDEPHILQGLKRMLRSFRREWQMHFANSGYEALELLSNHEIDVIVSDMRMPGMDGAELLENVKNSHPNVVRIILSGQSDKEMILKSVKPAHQFLSKPCNPNELKHTIQKALDLRDLLKNENVTDLISQIETLPSLPTLYIEIIDKLNEQDSSLTDVAQIIKKDVSMTAEILKLINSSFFGFSNKISNIEQSVSLLGMNMIRTLVLSVKVFSQFPSQDQISISLDELWQHSFLVGLFTGEIVYDFTKDKELQESAFTIGLLHDIGMIILASQVPQKYKKAYDHSFINQLSISEGEYHFLGSSHAEVGAYLVGLWGFSDQVTEAVAYHHLQNTHDDEINILTLATHVADVYAQKLHNKNQGLPLEEINKSVLLDKRYKDNHEQWLSLCTTIYNRGNDE from the coding sequence ATGAAACAAATACTATTTGTAGATGATGAACCGCATATCCTTCAGGGATTAAAACGAATGCTCCGATCTTTTAGAAGAGAATGGCAAATGCACTTTGCTAACAGTGGTTATGAAGCATTGGAATTATTATCAAACCATGAAATTGATGTAATTGTTTCTGATATGCGTATGCCTGGTATGGATGGTGCTGAACTTTTAGAAAACGTAAAAAACTCGCATCCAAATGTGGTACGTATCATTTTATCCGGGCAATCAGATAAAGAAATGATCCTTAAGTCGGTTAAACCGGCTCATCAATTTTTATCAAAGCCGTGTAATCCAAATGAACTTAAACATACAATTCAGAAAGCATTGGATTTACGTGATCTTCTAAAAAATGAGAACGTTACTGATTTAATATCCCAAATCGAAACCCTCCCTAGTTTACCGACATTATATATCGAAATAATTGACAAATTGAACGAACAAGATTCTTCATTAACGGATGTCGCGCAAATCATTAAAAAAGATGTTTCGATGACGGCCGAAATATTAAAACTTATAAATTCATCTTTTTTTGGTTTCAGTAATAAAATTTCAAATATTGAACAATCTGTATCTCTCTTAGGAATGAATATGATCCGGACCCTTGTTCTTTCCGTTAAAGTATTTTCACAATTCCCAAGCCAAGACCAGATTTCAATTTCTCTGGATGAGTTATGGCAACATAGTTTTCTGGTCGGGCTGTTTACCGGAGAGATAGTTTATGATTTCACAAAAGACAAAGAACTGCAAGAATCAGCTTTCACGATTGGATTACTGCATGACATTGGAATGATCATACTCGCCAGCCAGGTTCCACAAAAATACAAAAAAGCCTACGACCATTCTTTCATAAACCAGCTATCAATATCCGAAGGAGAATATCATTTTTTGGGTTCATCGCATGCGGAGGTAGGAGCATATCTTGTTGGGTTATGGGGATTCTCCGACCAGGTAACTGAAGCTGTAGCCTACCATCATTTGCAAAATACTCATGATGATGAAATAAATATTTTAACTTTAGCCACCCATGTTGCCGATGTTTATGCGCAAAAGCTCCATAATAAAAATCAAGGTTTACCGCTAGAGGAAATAAATAAGAGTGTTCTTTTGGATAAAAGATACAAGGATAATCATGAACAATGGCTATCCCTCTGTACAACAATTTACAATAGAGGAAATGATGAATAA
- a CDS encoding response regulator — protein MDEIELQNKKINILFVDDEQNILDGIKRLLRDKKDKWNLEFFTDAELAKEKIFESNYDIVVSDVKMPGINGLQLLEKVKLHLNEKSPEFIMITGVNDKELKHCALNLDATDLLNKPIQREDLLARLNNAIRLKSFKDEICTQNIMLEQQLIQSQKMEVIGLMTSGVAHDFNNILTVISNYNQLLEMLGQDNPAIKARTEKIQTASGHGQKIIQQILNFVKKKDTTFEKVSLNGLIAESVDLLKITLSKKIDINYSLPEDSLFIMADYTQVFQIIMNLCLNAAKAMNNDGRINISLLNNQIEPDLSTAKSWTLLEVSDNGPGMDEEFMKRIINNMSSIKRSQEGTGLGLSIVQKIIKNHSGSLIISSNPGNGTTFKIFFPLHQN, from the coding sequence ATGGACGAAATAGAATTACAAAATAAAAAAATAAACATTCTTTTTGTGGACGATGAGCAGAATATTTTAGATGGCATTAAAAGATTGCTCAGAGATAAAAAAGATAAATGGAATCTTGAATTTTTTACAGATGCCGAGCTTGCAAAAGAAAAAATATTCGAATCAAATTATGATATTGTTGTTTCTGATGTAAAAATGCCTGGGATAAATGGTCTGCAATTACTTGAGAAAGTAAAATTACACTTAAATGAAAAAAGCCCAGAATTTATTATGATAACAGGTGTAAATGATAAGGAATTAAAACATTGTGCGTTAAACCTTGATGCAACGGACCTTTTAAACAAGCCAATACAAAGAGAGGACTTGCTAGCCAGATTAAATAATGCAATTCGTTTAAAATCTTTTAAAGATGAGATATGTACCCAAAATATAATGTTAGAACAGCAGCTAATTCAGTCTCAAAAAATGGAAGTTATTGGACTGATGACATCCGGTGTTGCTCATGATTTTAACAATATTTTAACTGTGATTTCGAACTACAACCAACTCCTGGAAATGTTGGGCCAGGATAACCCTGCCATAAAAGCACGGACTGAAAAGATCCAAACTGCCTCGGGCCACGGGCAGAAAATAATTCAACAAATTTTAAATTTTGTGAAGAAAAAAGATACAACTTTTGAAAAGGTTTCCCTCAACGGACTAATTGCCGAGTCGGTTGATTTATTAAAAATAACACTTTCTAAAAAGATTGATATAAATTATTCACTACCTGAAGACAGCTTGTTTATTATGGCAGATTATACTCAAGTTTTTCAAATAATTATGAATCTTTGCTTAAACGCAGCAAAAGCTATGAATAATGATGGCCGAATAAACATCTCATTATTAAATAACCAAATCGAGCCCGATCTAAGTACCGCAAAGAGCTGGACACTTTTGGAAGTTTCAGACAATGGGCCCGGGATGGATGAGGAATTTATGAAAAGAATTATTAATAATATGTCTTCAATTAAAAGGAGTCAGGAAGGTACCGGCCTTGGGTTGTCTATAGTACAAAAAATTATAAAAAACCATTCTGGAAGTTTAATTATTTCAAGTAACCCAGGAAATGGCACAACATTCAAAATATTTTTCCCTTTGCATCAAAATTAA
- a CDS encoding diguanylate cyclase has translation MNPVILFIDDDEFFLDSIKRTLHFYEQKWSMLFASNTDDAFKLLSDNTATVIVSDIMMPGMNGVEFFEIIQKTHPLVSRLVLSGNPKLETVVNALNKGQIFKYLMKPCNSDDLIQAIAEGIQKYNELNNLLNKANLDGLTGLFNKSFIEDKLSEEINRVKRYKQDLSILLLDIDHFKNVNDTFGHLEGDNVLATVADSLQMSIRATDFLGRYGGEEFLVIFTETSLETAYKAAERFRQRIKSLEFKNELIKVTISGGLKQYSGETAKQFLNKTDKLLYESKKNGRNRITK, from the coding sequence ATGAATCCTGTTATTCTATTTATTGATGACGATGAGTTTTTTTTAGATAGTATAAAAAGAACACTTCATTTTTATGAACAAAAATGGAGTATGCTTTTTGCATCCAACACAGATGATGCTTTCAAATTGCTTTCAGATAATACTGCAACTGTAATTGTTTCAGATATTATGATGCCAGGAATGAACGGAGTAGAATTTTTCGAAATTATTCAAAAAACACACCCACTTGTTTCTCGACTGGTATTATCCGGAAATCCGAAACTTGAGACTGTTGTAAATGCACTTAACAAAGGACAAATATTTAAATACCTTATGAAGCCCTGTAATTCTGATGATTTAATTCAGGCAATTGCTGAAGGTATTCAAAAATATAATGAATTAAACAACCTTTTAAATAAAGCAAACTTGGACGGATTGACCGGCCTTTTTAATAAAAGTTTCATTGAAGATAAATTATCTGAAGAAATAAATCGTGTAAAAAGATATAAGCAGGATCTATCAATTTTGCTTCTTGATATCGACCACTTTAAAAATGTGAACGATACATTTGGCCATTTGGAAGGTGACAATGTATTAGCCACCGTTGCTGATAGTTTGCAAATGTCGATACGGGCAACCGATTTTTTGGGTCGGTACGGCGGTGAAGAGTTCCTGGTTATATTTACCGAAACCTCATTAGAAACAGCTTATAAAGCTGCTGAACGGTTTAGGCAAAGAATTAAGTCACTGGAATTTAAAAATGAGTTAATCAAAGTGACAATTAGTGGCGGGCTAAAACAATATTCCGGTGAAACGGCTAAACAGTTTTTAAACAAAACAGATAAACTTTTATACGAGTCGAAAAAAAATGGACGAAATAGAATTACAAAATAA